Proteins from a genomic interval of Rhodothermales bacterium:
- a CDS encoding ring-cleaving dioxygenase, with amino-acid sequence MRISGIHHVTGIAGPAAKNVAFYTHVLGLRLVKRTINFDDPGTWHLYYGSETGEPGTILTFFPYEQARQGRAGNGNVAETSISVQDDALDTWLERFAEVRGAGQHGPFDFRPITERFGDRVLRFRDPNGLNLALVGRSSTPALGSFDGVTLQVSETEPTARLLEEVLGLERGAEEGARTRFLTGNGSRVDLETGTDLPRMGAGTIHHVAFRVANDEEQLAWRERVISAGIPVTEVKDRNYFRSIYFREPGGVLFEIATDPPGFTVDESVQSLGQTLKLPDWLEPHRSRIEQRLPSLDSVPA; translated from the coding sequence ATGCGTATTTCAGGCATCCATCACGTGACGGGGATTGCGGGGCCAGCGGCGAAGAATGTCGCTTTCTACACGCATGTGCTGGGGCTCAGGCTTGTCAAGCGAACCATTAATTTTGACGACCCCGGCACGTGGCACCTGTACTACGGCAGTGAGACCGGAGAGCCCGGCACCATCCTGACCTTCTTCCCCTACGAGCAGGCCAGGCAGGGAAGAGCGGGCAACGGCAATGTTGCTGAAACGTCGATCTCCGTTCAGGACGACGCGCTGGACACCTGGTTGGAACGCTTCGCCGAGGTGCGAGGCGCGGGACAACACGGACCGTTTGATTTCCGCCCGATCACGGAGCGATTCGGGGATCGGGTATTGCGTTTCCGCGATCCCAATGGATTGAATCTTGCGCTGGTCGGCCGATCATCCACACCGGCCCTGGGCTCGTTCGATGGCGTGACCCTGCAGGTATCTGAGACCGAACCGACGGCTCGCCTGCTTGAGGAGGTTTTGGGTCTTGAACGAGGCGCCGAGGAAGGCGCCCGGACGCGCTTTCTGACCGGGAATGGCAGTCGCGTTGATCTCGAAACCGGTACGGACCTTCCCCGCATGGGAGCGGGCACGATCCATCACGTGGCGTTTCGCGTGGCGAACGATGAGGAGCAGCTGGCCTGGCGGGAGCGCGTGATCTCGGCCGGCATCCCCGTTACCGAAGTGAAGGACCGCAACTACTTTCGAAGCATCTATTTCAGGGAGCCGGGTGGCGTGTTGTTCGAGATCGCCACGGACCCTCCTGGATTCACGGTGGACGAGTCCGTACAATCTCTCGGGCAAACGCTGAAACTGCCTGATTGGCTGGAGCCACACCGCTCCCGCATCGAGCAGCGACTCCCCTCCCTGGACAGCGTGCCTGCCTGA
- a CDS encoding dienelactone hydrolase family protein: MLTTDSLPHRASPIRRSGPPVAAAEAAVILLHGRGATAESMFEFERLLDLDDKVAWIAPQADQNTWYPNSFLAPLSHNQPYLAGALARIDEVVESVLVEGVAAERIALLGFSQGACLALEYAARFGRNLGAVIALSGGLIGTVQKRDVRPPDDKEFQYPGRLDGVPFFLGCSDVDAHIPLARVERSAAVLKDLGAEVEARIYPGMGHTVNADEIRMARDLLARCCAKGANGLQ, translated from the coding sequence ATGCTGACGACAGATTCGCTTCCACACAGGGCGAGCCCGATCAGGAGGTCGGGCCCGCCGGTGGCGGCTGCAGAAGCAGCCGTCATTCTATTGCATGGGCGTGGGGCGACGGCAGAGTCCATGTTCGAGTTCGAGCGCCTTCTGGACCTTGACGACAAGGTGGCCTGGATTGCGCCGCAGGCTGATCAAAACACCTGGTACCCCAATTCCTTCCTGGCACCGCTGAGCCACAATCAGCCATACCTGGCAGGGGCCCTTGCGCGCATCGACGAGGTCGTGGAAAGCGTGCTTGTGGAAGGCGTGGCCGCGGAGCGCATCGCCCTCCTGGGGTTCTCACAGGGCGCCTGCCTGGCGCTGGAGTACGCGGCGCGGTTCGGCAGAAACCTCGGCGCCGTAATCGCCCTGAGTGGCGGGCTCATCGGCACGGTGCAGAAGCGCGATGTCCGCCCGCCTGACGACAAAGAGTTTCAGTATCCGGGACGGCTCGACGGCGTGCCGTTCTTCCTTGGGTGCAGTGATGTTGATGCCCACATCCCGCTGGCCCGAGTGGAAAGGTCGGCTGCAGTCCTCAAGGACCTGGGGGCGGAGGTGGAGGCCAGAATCTATCCGGGGATGGGACACACGGTGAACGCCGACGAGATTCGCATGGCGCGGGATCTTCTGGCGCGTTGTTGTGCGAAGGGTGCGAACGGGTTACAATGA
- a CDS encoding DoxX family membrane protein, which yields MKHLPVIGRVLFSVPFILMGLNHLVNAYLLTNAVPSFLPAEMLVVRATGILLLLGGLAILAGYRAHLAALILGIFLMMTALLVHLPEYLGSETAVMGINPFLHMVKDFGLGGAAFFLYTIWVTQPSKAVVAGTATPATA from the coding sequence ATGAAACACTTGCCAGTGATCGGCCGGGTCCTGTTTTCAGTTCCATTCATCCTGATGGGGCTGAATCACCTGGTCAACGCATACCTGCTCACCAACGCGGTTCCTTCTTTCCTGCCCGCGGAGATGCTTGTGGTGAGAGCGACGGGAATATTGCTTCTGCTCGGTGGCCTCGCCATTCTGGCGGGCTATCGGGCTCACCTGGCAGCACTGATTCTGGGCATCTTCCTCATGATGACGGCCCTTCTGGTGCACCTTCCCGAGTACCTGGGCTCCGAAACGGCCGTCATGGGCATCAACCCGTTCCTGCACATGGTGAAGGATTTCGGGTTGGGAGGGGCTGCCTTCTTCCTCTACACGATCTGGGTCACCCAGCCGTCCAAGGCTGTGGTTGCCGGCACTGCTACCCCGGCTACGGCTTGA
- a CDS encoding GMC family oxidoreductase produces MTAVHTRNEYDAIVVGSGMTGGWAAKELCEKGLKTLVLERGRSIEHIRDYVTEHKRPWELPLRGRVNQIEAETEYAVGKDVYLFSEATKQFFINDRENPYRADRPYRWIRGDQVGGRSLLWARQVYRWSDLDFEANLKDGHGVDWPIRYNDIAPWYDYVERFVGVSGQAEGLPQLPDGVFQKPMELTAMEKHARARISQAFPERLLTIGRSAVLTEPLNGRAACHYCGTCERGCSSASYFSSLSVTLPAAMRTGNLTLEADSLVHSLIYDSERDRVSGVRVVDKETGQMREVYGGVVFLCASALASTQVMLNSTSNRFPDGIANGSGELGHNLMDHHMGVHGYASSDDFADSYYEGVRPNGIYIPRWRNLDAASRTDEFVRGYAYQGSSYRDDWGRGMSQAGVGEAFKHGLRTPGRWHMVLWGYGECLPDHTNRVYLSSEEDQWGLPVLVMDADWGPNERAMRSEMASSAEEMLNACGFDDVSSEDYIDDNPQGFAIHEMGTARMGRDPRTSVLNGWNQAHEVPNLFVTDGACMTSSAVQNPSITYMALTARAVDHAVTALRRGDIRI; encoded by the coding sequence ATGACGGCAGTGCACACCCGCAATGAGTACGATGCCATCGTGGTCGGCTCCGGCATGACAGGCGGCTGGGCCGCCAAGGAGCTTTGCGAGAAGGGCCTGAAGACGCTGGTTCTGGAGCGCGGTCGCAGCATCGAACACATCCGCGACTACGTCACGGAGCACAAGCGTCCCTGGGAGCTTCCCCTTCGGGGCCGGGTCAACCAGATCGAGGCCGAGACCGAATACGCGGTCGGCAAGGACGTGTACCTGTTTTCGGAGGCCACCAAACAGTTCTTCATCAATGACAGGGAGAACCCCTATCGCGCCGATCGCCCGTACCGATGGATCCGCGGCGATCAGGTGGGTGGCCGGTCTCTGCTTTGGGCCCGTCAGGTCTACCGCTGGAGTGACCTGGATTTCGAGGCCAATCTGAAGGATGGGCACGGCGTGGATTGGCCGATCCGCTACAACGACATCGCCCCCTGGTACGACTACGTGGAGCGCTTCGTCGGAGTCTCTGGCCAGGCAGAAGGCCTTCCGCAGCTGCCGGACGGCGTATTCCAGAAGCCGATGGAGCTGACGGCCATGGAGAAGCACGCCCGCGCGCGCATCTCCCAGGCGTTTCCCGAGCGACTGCTCACCATCGGGCGCAGCGCGGTGCTGACCGAACCTCTCAACGGCCGGGCCGCCTGTCACTACTGCGGAACGTGCGAGCGCGGCTGCTCCAGCGCCTCCTACTTCTCGAGCCTCAGTGTCACGCTTCCGGCCGCCATGCGCACTGGCAACCTGACGCTGGAGGCCGACAGCCTGGTCCACAGTCTGATATACGACTCCGAGCGCGACCGTGTCTCGGGTGTACGCGTCGTGGACAAGGAGACCGGCCAGATGCGCGAGGTTTATGGCGGTGTGGTCTTTCTCTGCGCGTCGGCTCTGGCGTCGACGCAGGTCATGCTCAACTCCACCTCCAACCGTTTCCCGGACGGCATCGCCAACGGCAGTGGAGAATTGGGTCACAACCTGATGGATCACCACATGGGCGTGCATGGCTACGCCTCATCCGACGACTTCGCCGACTCCTACTATGAAGGTGTGCGGCCCAACGGCATCTACATCCCGCGCTGGCGAAACCTGGATGCGGCTTCACGAACCGACGAGTTTGTGCGAGGATACGCCTACCAGGGCAGTTCGTACCGCGACGATTGGGGCCGCGGCATGTCGCAGGCCGGCGTCGGAGAGGCATTCAAGCACGGACTGCGCACTCCGGGTCGCTGGCACATGGTGCTGTGGGGCTACGGCGAGTGTCTGCCGGACCACACCAACCGGGTCTACCTCTCCAGTGAGGAGGACCAATGGGGCCTGCCCGTCCTGGTCATGGATGCCGACTGGGGACCCAATGAACGGGCGATGCGCTCCGAGATGGCCTCATCCGCTGAGGAAATGCTCAACGCGTGCGGCTTCGACGACGTCTCTTCCGAGGACTACATCGACGACAACCCACAAGGCTTCGCCATACACGAAATGGGCACCGCGCGCATGGGTCGGGATCCGCGCACGTCCGTGCTGAACGGATGGAATCAGGCACACGAGGTGCCGAACCTGTTCGTCACCGACGGTGCCTGCATGACGTCAAGCGCCGTGCAGAACCCATCGATCACTTACATGGCCCTCACGGCGAGGGCCGTGGACCACGCGGTCACGGCCCTGCGCCGGGGAGACATCAGGATCTGA
- a CDS encoding gluconate 2-dehydrogenase subunit 3 family protein has translation MDRRDALRRISLLLGAAISAPTAAGLLAGCRAGGGSYQPRALATDEYRFMGRLAEAIIPQTDTAGALAAGVDEFIDAMLVGYYPTPELNAFRSAVPPLRRRLEDEQGLIDMPSLVTLDSQAFEQDPGPREMGADFSDIQAYRRVKELVVAGYYTSQIAESEELRPTPMGQYRGDIPLEGRTWA, from the coding sequence ATGGATCGCAGAGACGCACTTCGCCGGATTTCGCTGTTGCTTGGCGCAGCGATATCGGCCCCTACGGCCGCAGGCCTGCTGGCGGGATGCCGTGCCGGTGGCGGGAGCTATCAGCCTCGCGCGCTGGCAACGGACGAATATCGATTTATGGGCCGGCTGGCGGAGGCCATCATTCCACAAACGGACACTGCGGGAGCCCTGGCCGCGGGCGTCGACGAGTTCATAGACGCCATGCTGGTCGGATACTACCCGACACCAGAGTTAAATGCATTTCGAAGTGCAGTGCCGCCGCTTCGGCGGCGCCTGGAAGATGAGCAGGGTCTCATCGACATGCCCAGCCTGGTGACTCTCGACTCCCAGGCCTTCGAACAGGATCCGGGGCCGCGGGAAATGGGGGCGGATTTCAGCGACATTCAGGCCTACAGACGCGTCAAGGAGTTGGTCGTGGCGGGATACTACACGTCACAGATCGCCGAGTCGGAGGAGCTTCGACCGACGCCCATGGGACAGTATCGCGGCGACATCCCTCTCGAAGGGAGGACGTGGGCATGA
- a CDS encoding DUF4249 family protein: MARLALLLLVLLSTTGCSDTAFDPFDNDQRYFTIYGFLDQLEVNHSVRVIAVTRNAENILTPTEDNRIDARVFSTDLTTGDVREWTHDFQRLEDGTYGHVFRSRFIVQPGRRYRLEVVRQDEKMAWAETQVPTIPDAALVQRNEPVFNADSTQANMRLTIPRIASPWDINAIYLMHNQNNGSRPGGGALQAYMLVPYGRSGSRMPDGSWEVVFDLTKDTREIRQRVADFRAAGAYDNTPETATAMGIQVRILDQWWDPPEGNFDPEVLAQPGTMSNVVQGYGLWGSIGIYRQEWAVPRELARALGYEW, translated from the coding sequence ATGGCACGTCTGGCGCTCTTGCTACTCGTTCTGCTGTCGACGACCGGCTGCTCGGACACCGCGTTCGATCCGTTCGACAACGACCAGAGGTACTTCACGATCTACGGGTTCCTCGACCAGCTTGAGGTGAACCACTCTGTCCGGGTGATCGCTGTCACACGGAATGCTGAGAACATCCTCACGCCCACGGAGGACAACCGCATCGACGCGCGAGTCTTCTCGACGGATCTGACCACGGGCGACGTTCGGGAATGGACGCATGACTTTCAGAGGCTGGAGGACGGCACCTACGGTCACGTTTTCCGATCGCGATTCATCGTGCAGCCAGGACGGCGTTACAGGCTTGAAGTGGTGCGACAGGACGAGAAGATGGCCTGGGCAGAAACCCAGGTTCCGACCATACCGGACGCAGCGCTGGTCCAGCGCAACGAGCCCGTTTTCAACGCGGACTCTACACAGGCAAACATGCGCCTCACCATTCCGCGCATCGCCTCGCCCTGGGACATCAACGCCATCTACCTGATGCACAACCAGAACAACGGCTCCAGACCTGGAGGGGGCGCGCTGCAGGCCTACATGCTGGTCCCCTACGGCCGTTCGGGATCACGCATGCCGGACGGCAGCTGGGAGGTGGTGTTCGACCTGACAAAGGACACGCGCGAAATCCGCCAGCGCGTAGCAGATTTTCGGGCCGCGGGCGCGTACGACAACACACCGGAGACGGCCACTGCGATGGGCATTCAGGTGCGCATCCTGGACCAGTGGTGGGATCCGCCCGAAGGCAACTTCGACCCGGAAGTCCTGGCCCAGCCGGGTACCATGAGCAACGTGGTCCAGGGATATGGACTGTGGGGGTCCATCGGCATCTATCGGCAGGAGTGGGCCGTTCCGCGCGAACTCGCCCGTGCCCTGGGATATGAGTGGTAG
- the feoB gene encoding ferrous iron transport protein B, with amino-acid sequence MMQAVAVRKIALAGNPNVGKTVLFNALTGANQKVANYPGVTVERKSGRLKDSGQGGQPVEIIDLPGCYSLNPRSIDERIAHDVLVGAMPGEAPPDAVVCVVDATNLERNLYLVTQVLDLGLPCVLALNMTDAAEAAGIEIDIAALSEALGIPVIPLAARLGRGIADVREAALERAVVAPPIDWPVREDVEEEVAKLSAVLSAERPELSDRRRRFEVFAALVSDVLLETWQERAPEFHAAVQDARHRMNAYSVPYQMAETMGRYGWVSPLAHRVITTRKKVGERSLSDKLDAVLIHRIWGPVLFAALLVVIFQAVFTWAVPAMDFIEWAVNETGAGIRAVMPDGILEDVMVEGALTGVGNVIIFLPQILILFFFLGLMEDTGYMARSAFIMDRAMRRFGLSGASVVPMLSAYACAVPGIMAARTLPEERDRIITIMVVPLQGCSARLPVYVLFIGAFIPAGTYFGVIGYQSLAMTSLYFLGTGMAFVAAWVLSRFVFKGEGSSFVMELPPYRLPQIKMVLRRMVDRSKVFVVRAGRIIFGLSILLWILAAYPKSDLPADLEARMAAATTAEQVETLQNEASAWRTSQSYIGRFGRALEPVMAPLGFDWKISAGIVASFAAREVIVSALATIYSAGADADEESLALRDAIKADTYPDGTPVFTPLVAVSLMVFFVFALQCMSTLAIARRELNSWFWPVVMWVYMFGLAYLFSLAIYQGGLALGLG; translated from the coding sequence AACGCGCTCACGGGCGCCAACCAGAAGGTCGCGAACTATCCGGGGGTCACCGTAGAGCGCAAGTCGGGACGCCTCAAGGATTCTGGACAGGGGGGGCAGCCCGTCGAGATCATTGATCTACCAGGCTGCTACAGTCTGAACCCCCGATCCATTGACGAGCGCATCGCCCATGATGTCCTGGTCGGAGCGATGCCCGGGGAGGCTCCTCCGGATGCTGTGGTCTGCGTTGTGGACGCGACCAATCTGGAGCGCAATCTGTACCTGGTGACGCAGGTGCTGGACCTGGGTTTGCCGTGCGTGCTGGCCCTCAACATGACCGATGCGGCCGAGGCAGCGGGCATCGAAATTGACATCGCAGCGCTGTCTGAAGCGCTCGGTATTCCGGTGATTCCCCTGGCTGCCCGACTGGGGCGGGGCATCGCCGACGTACGCGAGGCCGCCCTGGAGCGCGCCGTCGTCGCGCCGCCCATCGACTGGCCTGTCCGGGAGGATGTTGAAGAGGAGGTGGCGAAACTGAGCGCGGTGCTGTCCGCCGAGCGGCCGGAGCTGTCCGACCGCCGCCGCCGCTTCGAGGTGTTCGCGGCCCTGGTGAGCGACGTGCTGCTGGAAACGTGGCAGGAACGAGCGCCGGAATTCCATGCAGCCGTGCAGGATGCGCGGCACCGGATGAATGCCTACTCGGTGCCCTACCAGATGGCGGAGACCATGGGGCGCTACGGTTGGGTTTCTCCACTGGCTCATCGTGTCATCACTACCAGGAAGAAGGTGGGTGAGCGGTCCCTGTCCGACAAGCTGGATGCGGTACTGATCCACCGCATTTGGGGGCCGGTCCTGTTTGCCGCGCTGCTTGTCGTGATTTTCCAGGCCGTGTTTACCTGGGCCGTGCCGGCCATGGACTTCATCGAGTGGGCAGTCAACGAAACCGGCGCGGGGATTCGGGCGGTCATGCCGGACGGCATCCTCGAAGACGTGATGGTGGAGGGTGCGCTTACAGGTGTGGGCAACGTCATCATCTTTCTCCCCCAGATCCTGATCCTGTTCTTCTTCCTCGGGCTAATGGAAGACACGGGATATATGGCGAGAAGCGCGTTTATCATGGATCGGGCGATGCGCCGGTTCGGGCTCAGCGGCGCGTCAGTGGTCCCCATGCTTTCCGCATACGCGTGCGCCGTGCCCGGCATAATGGCAGCCCGGACGCTACCTGAGGAGCGCGATCGCATCATTACGATCATGGTGGTGCCGCTTCAGGGCTGCTCGGCGAGGCTCCCGGTGTACGTCTTGTTCATCGGTGCCTTTATTCCTGCCGGTACCTATTTCGGTGTGATCGGCTATCAAAGTCTGGCCATGACGTCGCTCTACTTCCTGGGCACCGGCATGGCATTCGTAGCGGCCTGGGTGCTGAGCAGGTTCGTCTTCAAGGGCGAGGGCTCCAGCTTTGTCATGGAGCTGCCACCATACCGTCTGCCTCAGATCAAGATGGTGTTGCGCCGCATGGTAGACCGCTCCAAAGTCTTCGTGGTGCGTGCCGGACGCATCATTTTCGGCTTGAGCATCCTGCTCTGGATACTGGCTGCATACCCGAAATCTGACTTGCCCGCAGATCTCGAGGCCAGGATGGCGGCGGCGACCACGGCCGAGCAGGTGGAGACTCTGCAGAACGAAGCTTCCGCCTGGCGCACCAGTCAGTCGTACATCGGCCGGTTTGGCCGGGCGCTCGAGCCCGTCATGGCTCCACTGGGCTTCGACTGGAAGATTTCGGCCGGCATCGTGGCTTCCTTTGCGGCCCGGGAAGTCATCGTGAGTGCGCTCGCGACCATCTACAGTGCGGGGGCCGATGCGGACGAAGAAAGCCTGGCCCTACGAGACGCCATCAAGGCGGACACCTATCCCGACGGCACGCCGGTCTTTACACCGCTGGTGGCCGTCAGTCTGATGGTCTTTTTTGTGTTTGCGCTCCAGTGCATGAGCACATTGGCCATCGCCAGAAGGGAGCTGAACTCCTGGTTCTGGCCCGTCGTCATGTGGGTCTACATGTTCGGGCTGGCCTATCTCTTTTCGCTGGCCATCTATCAGGGTGGCCTGGCCCTTGGACTAGGGTAA